From one Pseudactinotalea sp. HY158 genomic stretch:
- a CDS encoding endo-alpha-N-acetylgalactosaminidase family protein, which yields MPLSLRSRRSAAIVAGFGFLLSPLAFALPAYAADPAGEAIPNSGYSLLSFDSEADPYPAPPSLDGTAAAAFDGDYSTQWGSEFSPEVLPMPHWLVFDIGASHVLTGLGYSVKEQGNGPAKDVAVYATDDAAVATAADGDWGTAVGTATFAQPTNDEQIQHVVFDAPVTARYVKFEVISSVNGSGNASASELVVYTTDDLGDGGGDGGDGGDGGDGGDGVEPGTPATPVTIGNGAGLDVAVDDDFPQVVSYDLDGATIGGQATQLDTFSIRATDAPKNEEGGRDYAAQTTGTIEGDTATYVSQIPGFGDLTITSTITVTDEDTVVFEMTELTGADAARVDEISIPNHSLVSVDSGETGAHLARTGIDTDSTTTADQFIEIAAHTPLDSSPVGTPYAFVSNAGISAGLLTNGTDDSTNRHWNDRLLSQIVDAGDGARRAELSVGNWTYAPRGATDPRVDVYALPKATVVLAGDENGSGEVDWQDGAIAFREHMSAPLGAERVPERVVQHIPFNFASQATNPFLKTLDNVKRVSMSTDNLGQWILEKGYGDEGHDSAHPDYGGNYNTRAGGLADFNTLIEAGAGFNTDVAVHVNATEAYPQAENFSDRLVQGGGPNWNWLNQAYFIDQRWDLGEGHILDRFAQLADEAPGLAGVYIDAYYSSGWLADGLAEQLYGMGLEVASEWAYSFEGTSLWSHWATDRGYGGATNKGINSNIIRFIANGQRDVWNPDPVLGFTQIKDFEGWTGHNDWNTFYDNIWVDNLPTKFLQHFPIQEWEFGTGATLSDGEATIEVSVSGGVRTIHMDGARVAEGGAYLLPWGDTASNGTTSPADADKMYYYNADSSGATTFDLTDQFDPNGGYALYELTDQGRAKVADVRADGGQVTLTGEAGVPYVLAPTGESAPHAGASYGEHSGLVDPGFNSGDTADWNATGDPQILRNDKGDNVLRLGTDASGISQEVTGLESGGQYTLSANVEIEAGERRPVTLEVSGTDADTAPSTRFDLTPARNWVAADAKTGSYSQRARVSFIAPASGTVTVSISAAAGAPDVTLDDVRVMASTETWTPTTADTGVAGGTLVASNDFEGNQPGWGPFVKGDAGGSTDPRTSISHLHEPYSQKAWKNENRPYNSGTLDGLAVDDVLDGDNSLKAHEENTGLVYRTIPATVPFVEGHKYNVSFDYQTNIDGVWAWITGADQVAGGELSNVEVTSETMAPALETTRYSRDIIAGCGDTWVGLRKLTGATGADFVLDDFTVTDLGEATGGAACAGITAPAAALSPGVPSPYTTSFTNSEQTAADNVALGLAQVPEGWTVEVADPDGNLFETVAPGETVSTTWLITAPAEAAGTTVRLQATGTYFNECATKTASAEVKATVSSRSMLSPASMTATADSEQAGAGSEGPAEFVLDGNSSTIWHTRYNPSTDDYPHWLTLDLGGEATIDGFGYQNRQDGGNNGKVAAYKIAVSDDGQNWTDVASGAFTDIDEKGMQEIDFDEVTASYVRFTATSALNGLPFAAAAEMRVYGTPSTTLEGFTPGERPDDVPGPDCGSNGSDGGSDGSDGGSDGSDGGSDTGSDGSDGGSDSGSDGSNTGSDAGSDGADAGANGSGDSSDSSGGADAGASASGSDADSDAAASGGTGSGGTGGDAGGDSGSMPDTGLQVEATIVAGLLLAAAGALLIGRRRRMS from the coding sequence ATGCCCCTCTCACTCCGCAGCCGCCGCTCCGCCGCCATCGTGGCCGGGTTCGGCTTCCTCCTCAGCCCGCTCGCGTTCGCGCTGCCCGCGTACGCCGCGGACCCCGCCGGGGAGGCCATCCCGAACTCGGGCTACAGCCTCCTGAGCTTCGACTCCGAGGCCGACCCGTACCCGGCACCGCCCTCGCTCGACGGCACCGCCGCGGCCGCCTTCGACGGCGACTACTCCACCCAGTGGGGGAGCGAGTTCAGCCCCGAGGTCCTGCCGATGCCGCACTGGCTCGTCTTCGACATCGGCGCGAGCCACGTCCTCACCGGCCTCGGCTACTCGGTCAAGGAGCAGGGCAACGGCCCGGCCAAGGACGTCGCCGTGTACGCGACCGACGATGCGGCCGTCGCCACGGCCGCCGACGGCGACTGGGGAACGGCCGTGGGCACCGCCACGTTCGCTCAACCGACGAACGACGAGCAGATCCAGCACGTCGTCTTCGACGCGCCCGTCACCGCTCGATACGTCAAGTTCGAGGTGATCAGCTCCGTCAACGGCAGCGGCAACGCCTCGGCCTCCGAACTCGTCGTCTACACGACCGACGATCTCGGCGACGGCGGCGGCGACGGGGGTGACGGGGGTGACGGGGGTGACGGGGGTGACGGCGTCGAGCCCGGTACGCCCGCGACCCCGGTGACCATCGGCAACGGCGCGGGCCTCGACGTCGCGGTGGACGACGACTTCCCGCAGGTCGTCTCCTACGATCTCGACGGCGCCACCATCGGCGGCCAGGCCACCCAGCTCGACACGTTCAGCATCCGGGCAACGGACGCCCCGAAGAACGAGGAGGGTGGCAGGGACTACGCCGCCCAGACCACGGGCACCATCGAGGGCGACACCGCCACCTACGTCTCGCAGATACCCGGGTTCGGCGACCTGACGATCACCTCGACGATCACGGTGACCGACGAGGACACCGTCGTCTTCGAGATGACCGAGCTCACCGGCGCCGACGCAGCCAGGGTCGACGAGATCTCGATCCCGAACCACTCCCTTGTCTCGGTCGACTCCGGTGAGACCGGGGCCCATCTCGCCCGCACGGGGATCGACACCGACTCGACCACGACCGCCGACCAGTTCATCGAGATCGCCGCCCATACCCCTCTCGACTCCTCCCCGGTCGGCACCCCGTACGCGTTCGTGAGCAACGCCGGGATCTCAGCCGGCCTCCTCACGAACGGCACGGACGACTCCACCAACCGTCACTGGAATGACCGACTGCTCTCGCAGATCGTCGACGCCGGCGACGGCGCCCGCCGGGCCGAGCTCTCGGTCGGCAACTGGACCTACGCCCCCCGCGGCGCGACCGATCCCCGCGTGGACGTCTACGCGCTGCCCAAGGCGACCGTCGTGCTCGCAGGCGATGAGAACGGCAGCGGCGAGGTCGACTGGCAGGACGGCGCCATCGCCTTCCGCGAGCACATGAGCGCCCCGCTCGGCGCCGAGCGCGTGCCCGAGCGCGTGGTCCAGCACATCCCGTTCAACTTCGCCTCCCAGGCCACGAACCCGTTCCTCAAGACCCTCGACAACGTCAAGCGCGTCTCGATGAGCACCGACAACCTCGGCCAGTGGATCCTCGAGAAGGGCTACGGCGACGAGGGCCACGACTCGGCCCACCCCGACTACGGCGGCAACTACAACACCCGCGCCGGCGGCCTGGCCGACTTCAACACCCTCATCGAGGCGGGTGCGGGCTTCAACACCGACGTCGCCGTGCACGTGAACGCCACCGAGGCCTACCCGCAGGCAGAGAACTTCTCCGACCGGCTCGTCCAGGGCGGCGGGCCCAACTGGAACTGGCTCAACCAGGCCTATTTCATCGACCAGCGCTGGGACCTGGGCGAGGGCCACATCCTCGACCGCTTCGCCCAGCTCGCCGACGAGGCGCCCGGCCTGGCCGGCGTGTACATCGACGCCTACTACTCGAGTGGCTGGCTCGCCGACGGGCTCGCCGAGCAGCTGTACGGCATGGGCCTCGAGGTGGCCAGCGAGTGGGCCTACAGCTTCGAGGGCACCTCACTCTGGTCGCACTGGGCCACCGACCGCGGCTACGGCGGCGCCACGAACAAGGGCATCAACTCCAATATCATCCGCTTCATCGCCAACGGCCAGCGCGACGTGTGGAACCCCGACCCAGTGCTCGGCTTCACCCAGATCAAGGACTTCGAGGGCTGGACCGGCCACAACGACTGGAACACGTTCTACGACAACATCTGGGTCGACAACCTGCCCACGAAGTTCCTCCAGCACTTCCCCATCCAGGAGTGGGAATTCGGCACCGGAGCCACGCTGAGCGACGGCGAGGCAACCATCGAGGTGAGCGTGAGCGGCGGCGTCCGCACGATCCACATGGACGGCGCGCGCGTGGCCGAGGGCGGGGCCTACCTGCTGCCGTGGGGCGACACCGCCTCGAACGGCACGACCTCCCCGGCCGACGCCGACAAGATGTACTACTACAACGCCGACTCCTCCGGCGCGACCACGTTCGACCTGACCGACCAGTTCGACCCGAACGGCGGCTATGCCCTCTACGAGCTGACCGACCAGGGTCGGGCCAAGGTCGCGGACGTGCGTGCGGACGGCGGCCAGGTCACCCTGACCGGGGAGGCGGGCGTTCCGTACGTGCTCGCCCCGACCGGCGAGAGCGCCCCGCACGCCGGCGCCTCTTACGGCGAGCACTCCGGGCTCGTGGACCCGGGCTTCAACTCCGGCGACACCGCCGACTGGAACGCCACCGGCGACCCGCAGATCCTGCGCAACGACAAGGGCGACAACGTGCTGCGGCTCGGCACGGACGCCTCGGGCATCTCCCAGGAGGTGACCGGCCTCGAGTCCGGTGGCCAGTACACGCTCAGCGCCAACGTGGAGATCGAGGCGGGCGAGCGACGCCCCGTGACGCTCGAGGTGAGCGGCACGGATGCCGACACCGCGCCGTCCACACGCTTCGACCTGACGCCCGCACGGAACTGGGTCGCGGCCGACGCCAAGACCGGCTCCTACTCCCAGCGCGCCCGGGTCTCGTTCATCGCACCCGCCTCCGGCACCGTGACCGTCTCGATCTCGGCGGCCGCGGGAGCGCCCGACGTCACGCTCGACGACGTCCGGGTCATGGCCTCGACCGAGACGTGGACGCCGACGACCGCCGACACCGGCGTCGCGGGCGGCACGCTCGTCGCATCGAACGACTTCGAGGGCAACCAGCCCGGCTGGGGTCCCTTCGTCAAGGGCGATGCCGGCGGCTCGACCGACCCGCGCACGTCGATCAGCCACCTGCACGAGCCCTACAGCCAGAAGGCGTGGAAGAACGAGAACCGCCCGTACAACTCGGGCACGCTCGACGGTCTGGCCGTGGACGACGTGCTCGACGGCGACAACTCGCTCAAGGCGCACGAGGAGAACACCGGCCTCGTCTACCGCACGATCCCGGCGACCGTGCCGTTCGTCGAGGGCCACAAGTACAACGTCTCCTTCGACTACCAGACCAATATCGACGGCGTGTGGGCCTGGATCACCGGTGCCGACCAGGTCGCGGGCGGCGAGCTGAGCAACGTCGAGGTGACCAGCGAGACCATGGCACCGGCCCTGGAGACGACCAGGTATTCGCGTGACATCATCGCGGGCTGCGGCGACACGTGGGTCGGGCTGCGCAAGCTGACCGGTGCCACCGGCGCGGACTTCGTGCTCGACGACTTCACCGTGACCGACCTCGGCGAGGCGACCGGCGGTGCCGCGTGCGCCGGCATCACCGCCCCCGCCGCCGCGCTCAGCCCCGGCGTGCCGAGCCCGTACACGACCTCGTTCACGAACAGCGAGCAGACCGCCGCAGACAATGTGGCCCTCGGCCTGGCGCAGGTCCCGGAGGGCTGGACCGTCGAGGTGGCCGACCCCGACGGCAACCTGTTCGAGACCGTCGCGCCGGGCGAGACCGTGTCCACGACGTGGCTCATCACCGCCCCCGCGGAGGCAGCCGGCACGACCGTCCGGCTGCAGGCGACCGGCACCTACTTCAACGAGTGCGCGACCAAGACCGCGAGCGCGGAGGTCAAGGCGACGGTGTCGAGCCGGTCGATGCTCTCCCCCGCCTCGATGACGGCGACCGCGGACTCCGAACAGGCCGGAGCGGGCAGCGAGGGGCCGGCCGAGTTCGTGCTCGACGGGAACTCCTCGACCATCTGGCACACCCGCTACAACCCCTCCACGGACGACTACCCGCACTGGCTCACCCTCGACCTCGGCGGTGAGGCGACGATCGACGGCTTCGGCTACCAGAACCGTCAGGACGGCGGGAACAACGGCAAGGTCGCGGCGTACAAGATCGCGGTCTCCGACGACGGCCAGAACTGGACCGACGTCGCCTCCGGAGCGTTCACCGACATCGACGAGAAGGGCATGCAGGAGATCGACTTCGACGAGGTGACCGCGTCCTACGTGCGGTTCACCGCGACGAGCGCGCTCAACGGGCTTCCCTTCGCCGCGGCCGCCGAGATGCGGGTCTACGGCACCCCGTCGACGACGCTCGAGGGCTTCACGCCCGGCGAGCGGCCCGACGACGTCCCCGGCCCGGACTGCGGTTCGAACGGCTCCGACGGCGGGTCCGACGGGTCCGATGGCGGCTCGGACGGTTCGGACGGCGGGTCCGACACCGGCTCGGACGGTTCGGACGGCGGGTCCGACAGCGGTTCGGACGGCTCGAACACGGGCTCCGATGCCGGCTCCGACGGGGCCGACGCCGGCGCGAACGGCTCGGGCGACAGCTCCGACAGCTCCGGTGGCGCGGATGCCGGCGCATCTGCTTCCGGTAGCGACGCCGACAGTGACGCCGCCGCCTCCGGCGGCACGGGTTCCGGCGGCACGGGCGGCGATGCCGGCGGTGACTCTGGGTCGATGCCGGACACGGGCCTCCAGGTCGAGGCGACGATCGTCGCGGGTCTCCTCCTGGCCGCGGCCGGAGCGCTCCTCATCGGCCGGCGGCGCCGCATGAGCTGA